A single window of Microbispora hainanensis DNA harbors:
- a CDS encoding class I adenylate-forming enzyme family protein, which produces MSKTLPGLLRERAAADPGRVAMTVHGAGSLTFGEWEHRARGVARALRGRGIGRGDRVGLVFGNGDWLDYAVAFFGVLDAGAVAVPLSDRLAAADVDAMLAHCGATAVLRPGEVPYAEGAESGGDGGCGDLEPVGPGDPAQILYTSGTTGRPKGVAATHANLAHGCGGRRRPFTHSRHLAHAFPIGTNAGQWMLVNAVDAHPEVVTLPRFTPGRFAALIEHYRAGTVFVVPAMAIEMLAAGVQARHDLSSVLLLGSAAAPLPARVAGDLCAAFPNATITNYYTSTEAAPAQTVMIYDPERPSSVGRPVSGGAVRIAAADGGALPPGTTGEVWMRSPAATRAYYGDEAATGEVFRGGWVRMGDLGYLDDDGYLYLVDRESDVIKSGAYKVSTIHVEEAVHRHPGVVEAAAFGVPHPTLGKAVAVAVVGTVAHEELRIFLKDLLAPHELPVRLITLDALPRNNGGKVDKRSLREVAP; this is translated from the coding sequence GTGAGCAAGACTCTTCCCGGCCTGCTCCGGGAGCGGGCCGCCGCCGATCCCGGCCGGGTGGCGATGACCGTGCACGGCGCGGGCTCGCTGACCTTCGGCGAATGGGAGCACCGGGCCCGCGGCGTGGCCCGGGCGCTGCGCGGCCGGGGGATCGGGCGCGGCGACCGGGTCGGCCTCGTGTTCGGCAACGGCGACTGGCTGGACTACGCGGTCGCCTTCTTCGGCGTCCTCGACGCGGGGGCGGTCGCCGTGCCGCTCTCGGACCGCCTGGCCGCCGCCGACGTCGACGCGATGCTCGCGCACTGCGGCGCGACGGCGGTGCTGCGGCCGGGCGAGGTGCCGTACGCCGAAGGAGCCGAGAGCGGCGGAGACGGCGGATGCGGGGACCTCGAACCGGTGGGGCCCGGCGACCCGGCGCAGATCCTCTACACATCCGGCACCACGGGACGGCCCAAGGGGGTCGCCGCCACCCACGCGAACCTGGCCCACGGTTGCGGGGGCCGCCGCAGGCCGTTCACCCACTCACGGCATCTCGCGCACGCGTTCCCCATCGGCACCAACGCCGGCCAGTGGATGCTGGTCAACGCCGTGGACGCGCATCCCGAGGTGGTGACGCTGCCGCGGTTCACGCCCGGCAGGTTCGCCGCGCTGATCGAGCACTACCGGGCGGGCACGGTCTTCGTGGTGCCCGCCATGGCGATCGAGATGCTCGCCGCCGGGGTGCAGGCCAGGCACGACCTGTCGAGCGTGCTGCTGCTCGGCTCGGCGGCGGCGCCGCTGCCCGCGCGGGTCGCGGGCGATCTCTGCGCCGCCTTCCCCAACGCGACGATCACGAACTACTACACCTCGACCGAGGCCGCGCCCGCGCAGACCGTGATGATCTACGATCCCGAGCGGCCGTCGAGCGTGGGCCGCCCGGTCTCCGGCGGGGCCGTGCGGATCGCCGCGGCGGACGGCGGGGCGCTGCCGCCCGGCACGACCGGCGAGGTCTGGATGCGGTCGCCGGCCGCCACCCGCGCCTACTACGGCGACGAGGCCGCCACCGGCGAGGTCTTCCGCGGCGGCTGGGTGCGCATGGGAGACCTCGGCTACCTCGACGACGACGGCTACCTCTACCTGGTCGACCGCGAGAGCGACGTGATCAAGTCGGGGGCCTACAAGGTGTCCACCATCCACGTAGAGGAGGCCGTGCACCGCCATCCCGGCGTGGTCGAGGCGGCCGCCTTCGGGGTGCCGCACCCCACCCTCGGCAAGGCCGTCGCGGTCGCCGTCGTCGGGACCGTAGCTCACGAGGAGCTGCGGATCTTCCTGAAGGACCTGCTGGCCCCGCACGAGCTTCCCGTACGGCTCATCACCCTCGACGCCCTGCCCCGCAACAACGGCGGCAAGGTCGACAAGCGCTCACTCCGAGAGGTCGCACCATGA
- a CDS encoding condensation domain-containing protein, with protein sequence MTQVSFAQHGMWVTERMGAGSAYHMPIVIRFDGSSAPDPAVLAAACARVVERHPLLGRAVREHDGVPHLVPAARLPSLETGESVEEAVVRPFDLENGPLVRFTLVGDTLVVVAHHLVFDGGSKDVLVADLAAFATGAVPPPLAPLDYAEGQRERVAALLGEARAFWADRWRDPGEVVVPGGALRSRRGGPGRLLEFPLDVPALPGLTRFEVLLAALHALLMSYGNADVVTAVDLSTRTAEAEGHIGPFVNELPVFSSPPADAPFVTFAAALRAELRSLYAYREVPLARVVAGLKPHAALAPVSVSYRRGPLTTGATAGFGEVDWLAFNHAVRGALQLQVLDPAVRTGDDPATGMSASLRYDPGELTDPAGFADDLRAVLAAIAQDPARPLEMLPTRGPVVAWPVPSSSTAEAAPEDGGADVDLDDPLAAEIRAIWEEVLKLAPIEPHDDIFELGGHSLTITQIIARMRKRLGVEVDLDDFFDNPTIAGVLQVIRG encoded by the coding sequence ATGACGCAGGTCTCGTTCGCCCAGCATGGGATGTGGGTCACCGAGCGGATGGGGGCGGGGTCGGCCTACCACATGCCGATCGTGATCCGCTTCGACGGCTCGTCGGCTCCCGATCCCGCCGTGCTGGCCGCGGCGTGCGCGCGGGTGGTCGAGCGGCATCCGCTGCTGGGCCGGGCCGTGCGCGAGCACGACGGCGTGCCCCACCTGGTGCCCGCCGCCCGGCTTCCGTCGCTGGAGACGGGCGAGTCGGTGGAGGAGGCCGTCGTGCGGCCCTTCGACCTGGAGAACGGCCCGCTCGTCCGCTTCACGCTCGTCGGCGACACCCTCGTGGTCGTCGCCCACCACCTGGTCTTCGACGGCGGGTCCAAGGACGTCCTGGTGGCCGATCTCGCCGCCTTCGCGACCGGCGCCGTGCCGCCGCCGCTCGCTCCCTTGGATTATGCGGAGGGGCAGCGGGAGCGGGTGGCGGCCCTGCTCGGCGAGGCACGCGCGTTCTGGGCGGACAGATGGCGCGACCCGGGCGAGGTGGTCGTGCCGGGAGGGGCGCTGCGCTCCCGCCGGGGCGGTCCGGGACGCCTGCTGGAGTTCCCGCTCGACGTTCCCGCCCTGCCCGGTCTGACCAGGTTCGAGGTGCTGCTCGCGGCGCTGCACGCGCTCCTCATGTCGTACGGCAACGCCGACGTCGTCACCGCGGTCGACCTGTCGACCCGCACCGCCGAGGCGGAGGGACACATCGGCCCCTTCGTCAACGAGCTGCCGGTCTTCTCCAGCCCGCCGGCCGACGCGCCGTTCGTGACGTTCGCCGCCGCGCTGCGCGCCGAGCTCAGGAGCCTGTACGCCTATCGCGAGGTCCCGCTGGCCAGGGTGGTCGCCGGGCTCAAGCCGCACGCGGCGCTGGCTCCCGTGTCGGTCAGCTACCGCCGAGGCCCGTTGACCACAGGTGCGACCGCAGGGTTCGGCGAGGTCGACTGGCTGGCGTTCAACCACGCGGTGCGCGGGGCCCTGCAACTCCAGGTCCTCGACCCCGCAGTCCGTACGGGCGACGACCCGGCGACGGGAATGAGCGCGAGTCTGCGTTACGACCCCGGCGAGCTGACCGACCCGGCCGGATTCGCCGACGACCTGCGGGCGGTGCTGGCGGCGATCGCCCAGGACCCCGCCCGGCCCCTGGAGATGCTGCCGACCCGGGGGCCCGTGGTCGCCTGGCCCGTCCCCAGCTCCTCGACAGCGGAGGCGGCGCCGGAGGACGGCGGCGCCGACGTGGATCTCGACGACCCGCTGGCGGCCGAGATCCGCGCCATCTGGGAGGAGGTGCTCAAGCTCGCTCCGATCGAGCCGCACGACGACATCTTCGAGCTCGGCGGCCACTCGCTGACCATCACGCAGATCATCGCCCGCATGCGCAAGCGGCTGGGTGTGGAGGTCGACCTGGACGACTTCTTCGACAACCCGACGATCGCCGGTGTGCTCCAGGTGATCCGCGGATGA
- a CDS encoding condensation domain-containing protein: MNVTGPTPYVEFAGPGPLTGPPTAPLTWGQRAIWEAIVRTAPDDRYFNFGRVLKVPGSRTVAEVCAALAALMARHGALRTRMSGALRTTMSDAFRATPAEPYQRLAEKGRLPVVVTTEDPDRVLDELAARPFDYFGEWPVRVALVLDGDRVAHVVLVFCHLAADGLGAEVALRDLRMFLLRGPGVRRPAASQPLDLAHWQAGPEGRRAAETAAAHWEREYRRIPPTMFSSPSGSPAEPPIWRALLRSPALELAVRSVAAEHAASTSTVLLTAVTELVGRFTGHETCAVLPISANRFRRDTTDIVATMSQEGLFTLDRREASFTGLLRAAGPAALRAYRSAYHDPADRNRITASVSAERGEPIHPYCCFNDMRFADPGPARCDPAEITAALARTSVTWPMSQDKLNCRFCVHLTTEGVSLTADTRYLSRPDMERCLLELEALVVEAALR; encoded by the coding sequence ATGAACGTCACCGGCCCGACGCCGTACGTCGAGTTCGCCGGACCGGGACCTTTGACCGGACCGCCGACGGCGCCGTTGACCTGGGGCCAGCGGGCCATCTGGGAGGCGATCGTGCGGACGGCCCCCGACGACCGCTACTTCAACTTCGGCCGCGTGCTGAAGGTGCCGGGCTCCCGCACCGTGGCCGAGGTGTGCGCGGCGCTGGCCGCCCTGATGGCGCGGCACGGTGCTCTGCGTACCCGGATGAGCGGCGCACTTCGCACGACGATGAGCGACGCGTTCCGGGCAACACCCGCGGAGCCCTACCAGCGGCTGGCGGAGAAGGGCCGGCTGCCGGTCGTGGTCACCACCGAAGATCCCGACCGGGTGCTGGACGAGCTGGCGGCGCGGCCGTTCGACTATTTCGGCGAATGGCCGGTGCGGGTGGCGCTGGTGCTCGACGGCGATCGGGTCGCCCACGTGGTGCTGGTCTTCTGCCATCTGGCCGCCGACGGGCTCGGCGCGGAGGTCGCACTGCGCGACCTGCGCATGTTCCTGCTCCGAGGCCCCGGCGTACGACGGCCCGCGGCTTCGCAGCCGCTCGACCTCGCGCACTGGCAGGCCGGTCCCGAGGGACGGCGGGCGGCGGAGACGGCGGCGGCGCACTGGGAGCGCGAATATCGGCGTATTCCACCGACGATGTTTTCCTCCCCGAGCGGATCTCCGGCCGAGCCGCCCATCTGGCGTGCGCTGCTGCGCTCCCCCGCCCTTGAGCTCGCCGTCCGCTCGGTCGCCGCCGAGCACGCCGCCTCGACCTCGACCGTGCTGCTGACGGCCGTGACCGAGCTGGTCGGCAGGTTCACCGGCCACGAGACGTGCGCGGTGCTGCCGATCTCGGCCAACCGGTTCCGCCGCGACACCACGGACATCGTCGCCACGATGTCGCAGGAGGGGCTGTTCACGCTCGACCGCCGGGAGGCGTCCTTCACCGGCCTGCTGCGGGCCGCCGGGCCGGCCGCGCTGCGCGCCTACCGCAGCGCCTACCACGACCCGGCCGACCGCAACCGGATCACCGCCTCCGTGAGCGCCGAGCGTGGTGAGCCGATCCACCCCTACTGCTGCTTCAACGACATGCGCTTCGCCGACCCGGGACCCGCCCGGTGCGACCCGGCCGAGATCACGGCCGCGCTGGCCCGGACGTCGGTGACCTGGCCGATGAGCCAGGACAAGCTCAACTGCCGGTTCTGCGTCCACCTCACGACCGAGGGCGTCTCGCTCACCGCCGACACCCGCTATCTGTCCCGGCCCGATATGGAGCGTTGTCTCCTGGAACTCGAAGCCCTCGTCGTCGAAGCGGCCCTGCGATGA
- a CDS encoding acyl carrier protein, translating into MIKERLAELVAESSDGAVTADEVLAATVPLSALGVTSISMLRLIDAIESEFGVEFDLSDDGMGLLDDFDRLSAHLASTASR; encoded by the coding sequence ATGATCAAGGAAAGGCTCGCGGAACTCGTCGCGGAGTCGTCCGACGGCGCCGTCACCGCCGATGAGGTGCTGGCCGCGACCGTGCCGCTGTCGGCCCTGGGCGTCACGTCGATCTCGATGCTGCGGCTGATCGACGCGATCGAGTCGGAGTTCGGCGTGGAGTTCGACCTGAGCGACGACGGCATGGGCCTGCTGGACGATTTCGACCGGCTGTCCGCGCACCTGGCGTCCACGGCATCCCGATGA
- a CDS encoding non-ribosomal peptide synthetase: MKTGPLSRGQERLWFLNQLDPDDPSYNTAYAYRLRGELDIPALEAAFTAVAARHDALRTRFVQAGGRPTAVVEPPGPVTIEQVAAGSEDEAARIVRARTNAAFDLAARPPFRVTLVRLGPADHVLCVVLHHINGDGWSLNVLRNEVADHYAGRPLPEALPPQYGDHVPGLDDSADLDWWVSRLAGAPVLELPADRPRPATRSTAGGEVRFRIPPELAARVAEAARQARCTPYMLLLAAYQVLLSRHSGQTDFCVGTPSAGRDSTELEQMIGYLSTTMVLRCDLSGAPSFGDLLRRTRRAVLDRLAHRDVSFERLIGVLGVERDPSRTPLFQTMFALHTHGDVADPVPGVAAEPFPLGWHPARVDLSLDLFAEDDGGVLGVAIYSEELFDHETVELMTERYLVLLAAAVADPTLPVGRLGLLTGRERARLAAWNDTTAELPALTLVDLVLDRVAAAPDAVAVVAEDRELTYRELAVRAAGLAARLRGRGVGRGSVVAVRMSRGPDMIVALLGVAMSGAAYLPVDPDYPASRVAYMIEDSGAALVLTDADLFSDEAPADVPGRPSPDDTAYVLYTSGSTGRPKGVVVPHRALTNFLLAMRDLVGSTPSDVWLALTSLSFDISALELYLPLVTGGRVVVAGAETARDGAALARLIADAGVTHVQATPSGWRVLLAGGLPPVVALAGGEPLPLALAAELRARVSRLVNMYGPTETTIWSTAWEVPERPGRVTIGRPIANTTVHVVDAEGAQVPIGVPGELLIGGAGVATGYLGRPELTAERFVRHGSERVYRTGDVVKWLADGTLEFLGRTDNQVKLRGHRVELGEIEAVLEAHPAVRQAVAAVRDDLLVAFIVPGGAGPLDDLRRHVAGQLPGYMVPATFVTLDALPLTPNGKVDRKALPHPQAAKPAGMPPRTDAERLVAGVFAEVLGVENVGADDDFFALGGHSLLATMVTARLPVRIPVRELFTRPTVAALAELLDEALSRDQDCGDGPRPRPAGEPAPLSPGQERLWFLHRLDPDDASYAMWIVRRLRGPLDVAALERALAALVARHESLRTRFPEVDGAPVAVVEPPGPVPVEAISATDVAHAEALVAERTNAPFDLASRPPLRATLIRLSPDDHVLCVVLHHMLGDGWSLNVMLDELARLYSGERLDPLPLQFGDVARWQRERDQEELAAYWGERLAGAAPLDLPADRPRSSPPMRKGGFHTFRLPAEDVARLAEQGREHGATLFMTLLTAYRAVLAAQSGQRDVTIATVASGRDRVEFERVVGYFADVLLIRTSPDHTDRPSSFGESLERTRDAALSAFEHQGVPFERLRVPAFQTMAILHNQDTGAAPAAFSGLVTEPFAHGFEQVKFDLMLEAWQDERELLVVLSYDAALFDPGTIEAMAARLERVLRQDFAAPPELVTPAEESRLLEIGRGPEVIPEPYVPELVAAAVRAHRDSCAVGDLTYGELDARAAELAALLQARGVGPGDVVGVLLGRTPDSVAALLAVWRAGAAYLPLDPALPGERLAFMLGDSAAALVLTSADLAADVAGGLPPGVPVAYASDAVAGSTPLPVPVTGDAAAYVIYTSGSTGTPKGVVVEHRNLAARVAWMAGEYGLGPDDTVVQFASLAFDTHAEEIYPALASGARLALLPDGAVTLPDHLDGVTVLDLPTAYWHHLVDQIESIAWPPGLRLVILGGEQVHEAAVTRWRERFGDRVRLVNTYGPTEATIIATLAELDGSPGRPPIGRPIGDTHVYVIDPDGRLAPPGAAGELCIGGAGVARGYLGRPEPTTERFTDLHGERVYRTGDRVRWRPDGQLEFLGRLDDQVKVRGFRIEPAEIEARLLAHPEVGEAAVVAIGDTLVGYVTGSAGFTELAEFTGAALPPHMVPTSWVRLDRLPLTPGGKVDRAALPAPQAHREAYVAPGTDAEELVAEVFGDVLGVEKAGVHDDFFALGGHSLLAVRIVSRLRGTTGLELPIRTLFTHPTVGGLARAIEDLLIAELDEMSDEEAERLAKELE; this comes from the coding sequence GTGAAGACAGGTCCGCTGTCCCGTGGTCAGGAACGACTCTGGTTTCTGAACCAGCTCGATCCCGACGATCCCTCGTACAACACCGCCTACGCCTACCGGCTGCGCGGGGAGCTCGACATCCCGGCACTCGAAGCCGCCTTCACCGCGGTCGCCGCCAGGCACGACGCGCTGCGCACGCGCTTCGTGCAGGCCGGCGGGCGGCCGACGGCCGTCGTGGAGCCGCCCGGCCCGGTGACGATCGAGCAGGTCGCGGCGGGATCGGAGGACGAGGCCGCGCGGATCGTCCGCGCCCGCACCAACGCCGCGTTCGACCTCGCCGCGCGGCCGCCGTTCCGGGTCACGCTGGTGCGCCTCGGCCCGGCCGACCACGTGCTCTGCGTCGTGTTGCACCACATCAACGGCGACGGCTGGTCGCTCAACGTGCTGCGGAACGAGGTGGCAGACCACTACGCGGGACGGCCGCTTCCCGAGGCCCTCCCGCCCCAGTACGGCGACCACGTGCCGGGCCTCGACGACTCTGCCGATCTGGACTGGTGGGTGTCGCGGCTGGCCGGGGCGCCCGTCCTGGAGCTGCCCGCCGACCGGCCGCGCCCGGCGACGCGGAGCACGGCGGGTGGGGAGGTCCGTTTCCGCATCCCGCCCGAGCTGGCGGCACGAGTGGCGGAGGCGGCCAGGCAGGCGCGCTGCACGCCCTACATGCTGCTGCTCGCGGCCTACCAGGTGCTGCTCTCCCGGCACAGCGGCCAGACGGACTTCTGTGTGGGCACCCCCTCGGCAGGCCGCGACAGCACCGAGCTGGAGCAGATGATCGGCTATCTGTCGACCACCATGGTGCTCCGCTGCGACCTGTCCGGGGCGCCGAGCTTCGGCGACCTGCTCCGCCGCACCCGCCGGGCCGTCCTCGACAGGCTCGCCCATCGGGACGTGTCGTTCGAGCGGCTGATCGGCGTGCTCGGCGTGGAGCGCGACCCGAGCAGGACACCGCTGTTCCAGACCATGTTCGCGCTGCACACCCACGGCGACGTGGCCGATCCGGTGCCGGGCGTGGCCGCCGAGCCGTTCCCGCTCGGCTGGCACCCCGCGAGGGTCGACCTGTCGCTCGACCTGTTCGCGGAGGACGACGGCGGCGTGCTCGGCGTCGCCATCTACAGCGAGGAGCTCTTCGACCACGAGACGGTCGAGCTGATGACCGAGCGCTATCTCGTGCTGCTCGCCGCCGCGGTCGCGGACCCCACACTGCCCGTGGGACGGCTCGGCCTGCTCACCGGACGGGAGCGGGCCAGGCTCGCCGCGTGGAACGACACCACCGCCGAGCTGCCCGCGCTCACGCTGGTCGACCTGGTGCTCGACCGGGTGGCCGCCGCACCCGACGCGGTCGCGGTGGTCGCCGAAGACCGGGAGCTCACCTATCGCGAGCTGGCCGTACGGGCGGCGGGGCTGGCGGCGCGACTGCGCGGCCGGGGCGTCGGGCGCGGCAGCGTGGTCGCGGTGCGCATGTCGCGCGGCCCGGACATGATCGTGGCGCTGCTCGGCGTCGCCATGTCGGGTGCGGCCTACCTGCCGGTCGATCCCGACTATCCGGCGTCCCGCGTGGCGTACATGATCGAGGACTCGGGCGCGGCTCTCGTCCTCACCGACGCCGACCTCTTCTCAGACGAAGCGCCTGCCGACGTTCCCGGCAGACCCTCGCCGGACGACACCGCCTACGTGCTCTACACCTCCGGCTCGACGGGACGGCCGAAGGGCGTGGTGGTGCCCCACCGCGCGCTCACCAACTTCCTGCTCGCCATGCGCGACCTGGTCGGATCGACGCCCTCGGACGTCTGGCTCGCGCTCACCTCGCTGTCGTTCGACATCTCCGCGCTGGAGCTCTACCTGCCGCTGGTCACCGGCGGCCGGGTGGTCGTCGCCGGTGCGGAGACCGCACGCGACGGCGCGGCGCTCGCCCGGCTGATCGCGGACGCGGGCGTGACCCACGTGCAGGCCACGCCATCGGGCTGGCGGGTGCTGCTCGCGGGCGGCCTCCCGCCGGTGGTCGCCCTCGCCGGGGGCGAGCCGCTCCCGCTCGCGCTCGCCGCCGAGCTGCGGGCACGCGTGAGCAGGCTCGTCAACATGTACGGCCCGACCGAGACCACCATCTGGTCGACCGCCTGGGAGGTGCCCGAGCGGCCCGGACGGGTGACCATCGGCCGGCCGATCGCGAACACCACCGTCCATGTGGTCGACGCCGAAGGTGCTCAGGTGCCCATCGGCGTGCCCGGTGAGCTGCTGATCGGCGGCGCAGGCGTCGCGACCGGCTATCTCGGCCGTCCGGAGCTCACGGCGGAGCGGTTCGTACGGCACGGCTCGGAGCGCGTCTACCGCACCGGCGACGTCGTCAAGTGGCTGGCGGACGGCACGCTGGAGTTCCTCGGCCGCACGGACAACCAGGTCAAGCTGCGCGGGCACCGCGTCGAGCTGGGCGAGATCGAGGCCGTGCTCGAAGCGCATCCGGCCGTCCGCCAGGCGGTGGCCGCCGTACGCGACGACCTGCTCGTGGCCTTCATCGTCCCCGGCGGTGCTGGGCCACTTGATGACCTTCGGCGGCACGTCGCGGGGCAGCTCCCCGGCTACATGGTCCCGGCGACATTCGTGACGCTCGACGCGCTGCCGCTCACCCCGAACGGCAAGGTCGACAGGAAGGCCCTGCCACACCCACAGGCCGCCAAGCCGGCCGGGATGCCGCCGCGCACGGACGCCGAGCGGCTCGTGGCCGGGGTCTTCGCCGAGGTGCTCGGCGTCGAGAACGTCGGCGCGGACGACGACTTCTTCGCGCTCGGCGGTCACTCGCTGCTGGCCACCATGGTCACCGCCAGGCTGCCGGTGCGCATCCCGGTGCGCGAGCTGTTCACCCGCCCGACCGTCGCGGCGCTGGCCGAGCTGCTCGACGAGGCCCTCTCACGCGACCAGGATTGCGGCGACGGCCCGCGCCCCCGCCCGGCCGGAGAGCCCGCGCCGCTCTCCCCCGGCCAGGAACGGCTCTGGTTCCTGCACCGGCTCGACCCGGACGACGCGTCGTACGCCATGTGGATCGTGCGGCGGCTGCGCGGCCCGCTCGACGTGGCGGCACTCGAACGGGCCCTGGCCGCGCTGGTCGCCAGGCACGAGAGCCTGCGTACGCGGTTTCCCGAGGTCGACGGCGCCCCGGTCGCGGTGGTCGAGCCGCCGGGGCCGGTGCCCGTCGAGGCGATCTCGGCCACCGACGTCGCGCACGCGGAGGCGCTGGTCGCCGAGCGCACGAACGCGCCGTTCGACCTCGCCTCCCGGCCGCCGCTGCGCGCGACGCTGATCCGCCTCTCGCCCGACGACCACGTCTTGTGCGTGGTGCTCCACCACATGCTGGGCGACGGCTGGTCGCTGAACGTCATGCTGGACGAACTGGCCCGGCTCTACTCGGGCGAACGGCTCGATCCGCTGCCCCTTCAGTTCGGCGACGTCGCCCGATGGCAGCGCGAGCGCGACCAGGAGGAACTCGCCGCCTACTGGGGCGAGCGGCTGGCCGGCGCGGCCCCGCTCGACCTGCCGGCCGACCGGCCGCGCAGCTCACCGCCGATGAGGAAGGGCGGCTTCCACACGTTCCGGCTGCCGGCCGAGGACGTGGCGCGGCTGGCCGAGCAGGGCAGGGAACACGGCGCGACGCTGTTCATGACCCTGCTGACCGCCTACCGGGCGGTGCTCGCCGCGCAGAGCGGGCAGCGCGACGTCACGATCGCCACCGTCGCCTCCGGCAGAGACCGGGTCGAGTTCGAGCGCGTGGTCGGCTACTTCGCCGACGTCCTGCTGATCCGCACCTCGCCAGATCACACGGACCGGCCTTCGAGTTTCGGGGAGTCGCTGGAGCGCACCCGCGACGCGGCCCTGTCGGCGTTCGAGCATCAGGGCGTCCCGTTCGAACGGCTGCGCGTGCCCGCCTTCCAGACGATGGCGATCCTGCACAACCAGGACACCGGCGCCGCACCGGCCGCCTTCTCCGGGCTGGTGACCGAGCCGTTCGCGCACGGCTTCGAACAGGTCAAGTTCGACCTGATGCTGGAGGCGTGGCAGGACGAGCGCGAGCTGCTCGTCGTGCTCTCCTACGACGCCGCGCTGTTCGACCCCGGCACCATCGAGGCGATGGCGGCCCGGCTTGAGCGGGTGCTGCGGCAGGACTTCGCCGCGCCCCCGGAGCTGGTCACCCCGGCCGAGGAGTCCCGCCTGCTGGAGATCGGCCGCGGGCCCGAGGTCATCCCTGAGCCGTACGTCCCCGAGCTGGTGGCCGCGGCCGTACGCGCCCACCGGGACTCGTGCGCGGTGGGCGACCTGACCTACGGCGAGCTGGACGCGCGCGCCGCAGAGCTGGCCGCGCTGCTGCAGGCGCGCGGCGTCGGCCCGGGTGACGTCGTGGGCGTCCTCCTCGGCCGTACGCCCGACTCCGTCGCCGCGCTGCTCGCGGTGTGGCGGGCCGGGGCGGCCTACCTTCCGCTCGACCCCGCCCTTCCGGGCGAGCGGCTGGCGTTCATGCTCGGCGACAGCGCCGCCGCGCTCGTCCTGACCTCCGCCGACCTGGCCGCCGACGTGGCTGGGGGGCTGCCGCCGGGCGTCCCGGTGGCGTACGCGTCGGACGCGGTCGCCGGGAGCACGCCGCTGCCCGTGCCGGTCACGGGCGACGCCGCGGCGTACGTGATCTACACGTCCGGATCGACCGGGACGCCGAAGGGCGTGGTCGTGGAGCACCGCAACCTCGCGGCCAGGGTCGCCTGGATGGCCGGGGAGTATGGCCTGGGGCCGGATGACACGGTCGTGCAGTTCGCCTCGCTCGCCTTCGACACGCACGCCGAGGAGATCTATCCGGCGCTGGCCTCGGGCGCCCGCCTGGCGCTCCTGCCGGACGGCGCGGTGACGCTCCCCGATCATCTCGACGGCGTCACCGTGCTGGACCTGCCGACCGCCTACTGGCACCACCTGGTCGACCAGATCGAGTCGATCGCCTGGCCGCCGGGGCTGCGGCTGGTCATCCTGGGCGGGGAGCAGGTGCACGAGGCCGCGGTGACCCGTTGGCGTGAGCGGTTCGGCGACCGGGTGCGGCTGGTCAACACCTACGGCCCGACAGAGGCGACGATCATCGCCACGCTCGCCGAGCTGGACGGCTCCCCCGGGCGTCCGCCGATCGGCAGGCCCATCGGGGACACTCATGTGTACGTGATCGACCCCGACGGGCGGCTCGCTCCCCCCGGCGCCGCCGGTGAGCTGTGCATCGGCGGGGCGGGCGTGGCCCGGGGCTACCTGGGCCGTCCCGAGCCGACCACCGAGCGGTTCACCGACCTGCACGGCGAGCGCGTCTACCGCACCGGAGATCGGGTGCGGTGGCGGCCCGACGGGCAGCTCGAGTTCCTGGGCCGGTTGGACGACCAGGTGAAGGTGCGCGGGTTCCGCATCGAGCCGGCCGAGATCGAGGCGCGCCTGCTGGCCCATCCCGAGGTGGGCGAGGCCGCGGTCGTCGCGATCGGCGACACGCTGGTCGGCTACGTCACCGGATCCGCCGGCTTCACCGAGCTGGCGGAGTTCACCGGCGCGGCGCTGCCGCCGCACATGGTGCCGACCTCCTGGGTGCGGCTCGACCGGCTGCCGCTGACGCCGGGCGGCAAGGTGGACCGGGCCGCGCTGCCCGCCCCGCAGGCCCACCGGGAGGCGTACGTCGCGCCCGGCACCGACGCCGAGGAACTGGTGGCCGAGGTCTTCGGCGACGTGCTCGGGGTCGAGAAGGCCGGGGTGCACGACGACTTCTTCGCGCTCGGCGGCCACTCGCTGCTCGCCGTACGGATCGTCTCGCGGCTGCGCGGCACGACCGGCCTTGAGCTGCCGATCCGCACGCTGTTCACCCATCCCACGGTCGGTGGGCTGGCCCGGGCGATCGAGGACCTCCTGATCGCCGAGCTCGACGAGATGTCGGACGAGGAGGCGGAACGCCTCGCCAAGGAGCTGGAATGA